In Porphyrobacter sp. LM 6, one DNA window encodes the following:
- a CDS encoding EI24 domain-containing protein: MTSRGRHRIQRAMSAVPAALAKAIGQLTDRAVLAVAAKSIAITLASFAGLGVGLFFAMTAAAEAAGWAPIHGATMLLTAIVTALAGWLLFRVVALAVLQFFADEVVAAVEARHYPARAAQAKALPFRRDLANSLRGLRRALGYNLLALPVAGVLIFTAVGPPLVFLLVNAVLLGRELTDMAWLRHCGGDERANPVPAGERALMGAAIAGMMLVPFAGLVAPVIGAAAGTHLVLRRLP, translated from the coding sequence TTGACTTCGCGCGGCCGGCACCGCATCCAGCGCGCCATGTCTGCCGTCCCTGCTGCGCTTGCCAAGGCCATCGGCCAGCTGACCGACCGCGCTGTGCTTGCGGTCGCGGCCAAGAGCATCGCGATCACGCTGGCCTCGTTCGCCGGGCTGGGGGTGGGGTTGTTCTTCGCCATGACCGCCGCTGCCGAGGCGGCAGGCTGGGCGCCGATCCACGGGGCGACGATGTTGCTCACGGCGATCGTGACCGCGCTCGCCGGGTGGCTGCTGTTCCGAGTGGTGGCGCTGGCAGTGCTGCAATTCTTCGCCGACGAGGTGGTCGCCGCAGTCGAGGCGCGGCATTATCCCGCCCGCGCTGCCCAGGCCAAGGCACTGCCGTTCCGCCGCGATCTGGCCAATTCGCTGAGAGGTTTGCGCCGCGCGCTCGGTTACAACCTACTCGCCCTGCCAGTCGCGGGGGTGCTGATCTTCACCGCTGTCGGCCCGCCGCTGGTGTTCCTGCTGGTCAACGCCGTGCTGCTGGGGCGCGAGCTTACCGACATGGCGTGGCTGCGCCACTGCGGCGGGGACGAGCGCGCCAATCCCGTTCCTGCGGGCGAGCGTGCGCTGATGGGCGCCGCGATTGCGGGCATGATGCTGGTGCCCTTCGCAGGCCTTGTCGCTCCGGTGATCGGCGCGGCGGCGGGCACGCATCTGGTCTTGCGGCGGCTGCCATGA